From the genome of Zalophus californianus isolate mZalCal1 chromosome 5, mZalCal1.pri.v2, whole genome shotgun sequence:
TCTAGCCTTCTTGGTCCTCCTCCAAAGTGGAATTCAGGAGTCATGGTACTAAGGTCTTGATACTGTGAAAGTCCCCCATTTATACAAAGGAGACTTCGTCACAAACCCATTCCTAGCCTGTTTAAAATCAGAGTTAAACTATTTTCATGTTACTAGTGTTTACTACTGcgaatgaaataaaatcattaagtACTCTGTCtatatatttggtagaattcatataattttaaagtataaaattatttttctcaaggCATTAAAAATTACAATGATTTTCATTGTCCTCAATTCAGAGTctcaaatttttaagtattactACATTTTTGGTAACTTCAAATGAATCTCCTATTCTAAGAATCACTAATTTACCCTTTGTTTCTGCTAGTCTTAATGTTATTCACCTAATATATTAGTAACAATAGTTCCAAATCCTTTATATCTGTTAAGTTAGACTTGTTGACTCCTAGCAGTTTTAGGCTGGAAGTGATCTTATAAGGCATCTAATCAGATCCCTTATTTTGGTGAGATAAAACATTTCCGGTTTTGTGGATTACATTCACATTTACCAATAGCACTTGGTAAAATATCATATTgggattggttttgttttttctttttccctatttgtGTGTAGGCTATCCCTACTATATCTTACTCTTTGCAATACTTCCACTTTAGGTCCTGTTTTCCTCTGATTTGGAAAGAgtcttataattaaaaattacattctaGCGCTGAGGAGCGCAtctaagaaatgttttcttcattaaGAGTAACTGGATTACTGCAGAATGACTACAGAAGTAATATTACATTATCGACCATATGAGAATGATCCCACACAACTGCCAAAAATTGCAGAGAAAGCAATTCAAGACTTTCCTACACGTCCGCTATCGAGATTTATTCCTTGGTGTTTGCATGATGGGTCCAAACTTCCACTCAAACCTAAAAGATCACCACCTGTGATTTCTGAAGAGGCAGCTGAAGATGTGAAACCGTACTTAACCATTTCAGAACGTGATGTTAAATCACAGAGTTATGATTGCACAGTAGATCTTTTGGAATttcaacctaatttaaaaaacaggaagCACTTAATCCGGTCACACTCACTGAATGAGCAGACTAATTCTGGAACTCTAGATAAACATTCAGAAAAGGGAAGACAGCACAAGAAGAGGTTTTGGAGTGTTTCACTTCCCAACAGTAAttgtactgaaaatatttttcctttgtctaaAAAATTGCAAGATAGTTTAAAGGCACTGAATTTGCATTCACTTTATAGAGCAAGATGGACTATAGAGCATGCTCTTTGTAACAACCAAACTCTGGAAGACATTTGGGCAAAACTCAATCAAATCATCAGGCACAATGAACTTCCATCTTGTAATGCTACATTTCAGAGACACTTAGGCCAAATTTGGGTGTTCTGTGATATTATGTACTGTGAATATGTGGGAAGTCTTCTTAAAGGAAGGTTAGCTCTTGCTgggaaaatgaatttatttgtgCATAAATATGGTGTTATTTTTAGTATGTAATGAATTTCACTGATTGTTCAAGAGAATATTCTGAATGAACTGAGTATGATCTGAAATAATGAGATCAATTTTTATgggattttaactttttaactttttaatttgacCTCTCACTAAGATAGCCTATTCATTCttaatatggtaaaaaaaaaaaaattgtgtggtaACTTGTATACATTTGTTTTCCAGAAATAAATGGCCATCAGTTGAGTTCCTAGACATCTCTATTAACTCAAGAGCTTTCTGGGTTATACTTTTAGTAGTCTTCTAAAAGAATTGTGCTAAGTTGTTATTTATATTGAGTTTAGAGATAAAATGTTCTATCCCTTTTGTTCTGTTACTTTTCCAGTGGTTGAATTAGATATTACAATGAATTACAGTGGATAGTTTGGATTTTGGTAAAGCcccaaaatgtaattttatagtgtttttcctttactcttctaaagtgtaatgatttttttaaaataaataaaaccagttcATGGCAAATGCTATTCAAGTAGCATGAACATAGTTCAAATTGGGAAACTAGCCCAGATTCTACCAATGTTTCCAAAAATCTGTAACTGACTATTTGATGTGGAATTTTGAAACAAAAGTACAAAATGTATAATTTGCCTAAACCATAATGTATCTTTAAGGATATAACTTATTTTGAAGAGAAGTATCAAATGTGGATAAGAGATCgttatttatttaatctattacAAGTAGTTCAATCTTTATGATGGTTAATGCTGATTGCTAGTTGACTGGTTCCTAGAGTTATTGTAAGTTTCCCATAAGCAGAATGTTATAAATTGGGTTTACACATCTCCTCATGAAAATACCCAAAGTGATTTTACAATAAAGCTTGTTATGAGCAGTTTTTTAATCCAAGAACCAtactttaattctttatttaaattcaatttagttaacatacactgtattattagttacTGGGGTAGAATTTACTGATTCGTCAGTTGCATGTAACATGCAGCTCATTAtgtcaagtgccctccttaatgcccatcacccaattagcCCTTCCCCCCATTCACCTTCCcttcagcagccctcagtttgtatcctcgagttcagcatctcttacagtttgcctccctctcattttcagtttatttttccttcccttcccctatgttcatctgttttgtttcttaagttccacatatgagtgaaatgatatggtgtttgtctttctctggcttactttgcttagcataataccctctagttccatccacttcgttgcaaatggcaaaatttcattcattttgatggctgattaataattccattttatttgtataccacatcttctgtatccaatCATCTGTCAGTGActatctgggctcttcccatagtttggctatcgtggacattgctgctataaacattggggtgcaggtgcccctccGAATCACTATCTGCGTATCCTTTGAATAATACCTAGTAGTActattgctgggtcgtagggtggctctatttttaacttttttgaggaacctccatactgttttccagagtggctgcaccagtttgcattcccaccaacagtataagagagttccccttcgtttgcatcctcgccaacatctgtcgtttcctgagttgttaattttagccaagaATCACACTTTATTAAAAAGAGCTTTGTCTTCACATGTGGCAGATTtaaagttttctcatttgtattgaTTGCTTTCTGCCTCTTTCAGAAGCAGTGAAAGGGTAATTCAGACCTGGAAAACTCAAGATTGAGTTTTACTGCAAATAGTGCAATGATTTCAAAAGGAGGAGAGATCATTTCTCATCTATCTAGACAATACTTAAGAAGTAATCAAGGCCTAAGAATTTAGAATCCACTGCTACTCAAGCTTTTTTGGAGTATTTAGAACCTTAGGACTGATGATTCTAGCACAAGCTAATAGTAGGGCTCAGCaatatttctcatttctcatttccaCTGTTAAGTCATAGATGTGGAAGTAAATTGGGGACACAGGAATGCTTACAGAAAGGTGGATCTGTAAGACCATTTGATAAAATACCGATGGCATTTTACTCTCTAGGAAAGTGGCAGCGATAccataactttatttttccctgaCAACCTCTCTACCATCAGATAAATGTTaaattcaaccaaaaaaaaatatgtggaggGTATCATACGAATTTAACTTTCTTTACCAATTTATCAAATAGCTTAAAGACCATTTTTTGAGAATTTCAAAATGAGCTCCTGCATAATGATCACTTTGATAGAATTTGCTCAAAATGCCCAGGATTCACAGTTCACAAACTTGAAATCATTCAGGGACTAGACAGGCAAGACTAGAACGTAGTTAAGGACTTTGAACTTGGAAGAagattctcctttaatttttttatgttcttttcaagCAAAATGTATACACAAATTGAACTTGGCCCAGGTCATTAGTTTGTAACCTCAGGCCTATCTCTTTCATAAATTATTGAAGacttataaaagtttttttataaGATAATAGGTGGAACCTGAATTTCATAAATGTGTTTTGTGAGTTCCAATTAAAATGGCACTACACGTGACACTATTTGCTGTGTGTAGTGAATATTTGATTTGGCACTTGGCAGAaaatcacatattcttttttgcctctttaatttttgacaaagaacCTGTTTTTTTAACATTCAACCTGAATATAAGATTATCATTTAATAACCAGTGCTTTATTGGGGCacttcggtggctcagtcagctaacctccaactcttgatttcggctcaggtcatgatctctgggttgtgggatcaagtcctgcttcaggctccatgctcactggggagtctgcttctctccctctcccctgcgcCCCACCGCCCTTGTGCAtctattctctctatatataaagtaaataaatctttttttttttaagattttatttatttattcgtgagagacagagagagaggcagagggagcagcaggctcccaaggagcagggagcccgatgcggga
Proteins encoded in this window:
- the SHLD3 gene encoding shieldin complex subunit 3; translation: MTTEVILHYRPYENDPTQLPKIAEKAIQDFPTRPLSRFIPWCLHDGSKLPLKPKRSPPVISEEAAEDVKPYLTISERDVKSQSYDCTVDLLEFQPNLKNRKHLIRSHSLNEQTNSGTLDKHSEKGRQHKKRFWSVSLPNSNCTENIFPLSKKLQDSLKALNLHSLYRARWTIEHALCNNQTLEDIWAKLNQIIRHNELPSCNATFQRHLGQIWVFCDIMYCEYVGSLLKGRLALAGKMNLFVHKYGVIFSM